Sequence from the Suncus etruscus isolate mSunEtr1 chromosome 1, mSunEtr1.pri.cur, whole genome shotgun sequence genome:
TCAAGACTTGGCTTGAGTACACAGAGGAAGTTCTGCATATGCTCAATAGGCTGGACACCTTGGGCCACTTTCAGGCCCCCCAACATTCCTCCCCACCCGTCATCCTCAGCAGTTCAGTCCCAGTTCACCTGGCCCAGGACACAAGGCCTGTGTTGTTTGTGCAGTGAGCAGGGAGAGGTGGGGTGCTGGGGGGCAGGGCCCAGCAGCCAGACAAGGCAGCCTTTAAGGCTGGGCCGACAGTGAGCTGATTCAGGCCAATATCAAAGGGGCCAAATGCCCAGGATGCCGCACCCAGAGGTCATGGGGAGGTCATCATGGGTGATGGGTGTCCCCACTCACCTCCTGGCCTCGCTTCGCTTCTGACCATGGCCCCACTGTGGAGCTGGTGGGTTTGTTTCCAAGGCAGCCGGGAATTCCAGCATCCTACGGACCATAGCATGGGTATCATGGTGGGTGTTGTGGGTGAGTGTCTCAGCATGGTAGGCGTCTCGCTTCACATTTTTCCTCAATGCCTAGCTCTGAAAATGACCAGGGCTCAAGTTTATGGAGAAGGAAGTTCTGAAAAAGGCTAAGAGCTCATGGCCCCCCACAAATCAGTGAGATGCACCCCCACATTAGCTAACTGGGGCCAGCCTGCCTCTGGTCTGCTGAGAAAGCACCGAAGGCAGTGGCCAAAGAGACTATCCAGAGCTGACCACCTCTCTCATTCCCCTGACCAGACAGGACCAGTTGGGATCAGATGGGATCAGACAAGATCAGACAGAACCAGATGAAACCAGACAAAATCAGATGACCAGATGAGATCAGACAGGATCACATGGGTTTAGGTGAGACCAGAGGGATCAGATACAATCTGATAAGGTCAGACAAGATCATGTGGGATCAGATTAGAGCTGAGGGTTCCGAGGAGATCAGAAGGGATCAGGTGAGACCAGAAAGGATCAGGTGGGTTCAGCTGGAATCAGATAAAATCACAGGGATCAGATGGGATCAGCTGAAACTTCTGCATGCAGCTAAGTTGCTGGCATCCTAAGGGGGTGCAAGTCGCTGGGACTGGGCCCCTCAAGTCCTGACACTCAGTAGGGGACACTCAGGGGATCTACAGAGCAGAATCCTCTGCCCAATGTGACCAGTTCCAATGTCTGATCTTCCCTCAAACCCTTTTGTGGAGCTTTCACCAACTCCTTCCTGCTTACCCAGGAAGGAGACAGTGGCTATTCCTGTGTGCTTGGGGGCCTGGGACGGTCCTTCCCCATATTACTCACCCTTTGCCAGGTTCTGGTGCCCTCCTCTGTTGACTAATGGGTACAATGGGGTCTGGGCTTCACTGGGGCGATCTCTGAGGGACAAGGCAGGAAGTCCATGGGATCTCCCTGGAGCAAAGGGAGGGCGAGTCTCGGGATGGGGGTCAGAGGCTCCTGGACACGTCCTTGACCCTCCATGTGCCCATCTGAAGAAAATCACACCTTCATCGAACAGAGCTCAAAAATCAAGGGGTCGCCCATGTACTCAGGGGACCCAGGACACATTACCTGAGACATAGGGGTTcacctggtttttttttgttttttgtttttttttttgttttgttttaattttggccacacccagtgatgctcggaattactcagggctctgagctcagaaatcacttctggaggtgctcaggggaccctctgggatgccagggatcgaagtcGGGttaacccatgcaaggcaagtgcctccccactgtgctatgactccaggtTTCCTCGATTTTTCCATCTGTAAAGTGGGACCAATCTGGCCATACTGGGAACTGCTCTGGATTCTGCTACCAGATCAGTCCAAGTGTGTTAAGCTGCTGCTTTGGACTCAACCAGTTGGGCTGGTTGCAGGTGTCATGAGTTCAGGGCCCAGACATGGGGCCACTCAGAGCTAGCAGCACTTTGTGGGGGGAGAGCTATTTGCCCTTTGACCTCCAGGGCCAGATGCCCCAAAGAGAACAGAGCTAGGCCTGAATTCAGGGGATCCCGCCAGGATATCAGGCATGGGGCCCCCTGTTTTGACAAAGGCCCGTGTGGCCCCCACTATAGATGGTGCTTCTCATGGACCCCATGGAGGACCCAGATGACATCCTGCGAGCTCATCGCTCCCGCGAGAAGTCCTACCTGTTCGACGTGACTTTCGACTTTACTGCCACGCAGGTTGGGGTCCAGACCCACCAGCCCTTTTGCCCTGGTCCCATTTGGCAGGCAGACGCCCCACCCCCTATCCTCCCCCCACTCACCCCTTCCTCCCTCTGCCACATCATAAGCAATTGGAGGTGCCCAAGGGACACACACAGCTGTGCACAGGCTCCCCACCCCGGTAGGGACGCATTTGCCATTTGCAGTCAGGCCCCTGGGAGTGACAGGAGGGCCTGAAGCCCATCTGGTGCCCGCAGGGTGAATCAGAGAAGCCGACACCCCGGGGACCCCCTGCCCATCTGCAGGGCGCTTTGAAACAGCTGAAGTGTGTCCTACAGGCTGACCAGAGATGGGGGACAAGGGGATCTCAGATCAGATGTCCCCTTAGACTCTAGCAGcccccaggatgaaatcagagaCACCACCCACCCCTACTTCTCCAGGGACAGACAGGGTTGCTGTGGGAGCCAGGATGGggtgccctgccctgccccctcCCCAGGACCTCCCTGACTGGTTCCCCTTCTCCAGGGCATCCTCTGCCCTGCTCCCCTCCCACAAACCTTCCTGATGTTCCCCTGTACCCCACAGGAGATGGTGTATGAAGCCACCACCAAGAACCTCATTGAGGGCATTATCTCAGGCTACAATGCCACCGTCTTTGCCTATGGCCCCACAGGTATGGGGTCTGGATTGTGGGCCCCTCTATGCCCCGCCTCACCTCTCAAATCCTAGGAACaaatttctgtttctgtctctggtCTGGCCCTAGCTAGAACAGGGAGCAGGGATAAGAAGACTAAGGGCCCCATGGCCGGGGAGGCAAAACAGGAGTGAGTgtcagagagacaggacaggggtgaagagtggagagatagtacagtggttagggaactgccttgcatgaggcagatactggcttgatccccagtactgcagaGGGTCCCCTGCCCcatcaggagtcagtcctgagcacagagccaggcgcaAGGCCTGAGtagcaccagatgtggcccaagaaacaagaagaaacaaCCAAGCCAGAGCGCTCAACTTTAGGGCCCAGtaactcccacccccaccccagctgcGGCTGGCACCATCCCCCTTCTCTGAGCTCCCGGGGTGCCGCACCCCGCTCCCACCTCTCACCAGCCTGTCCCTACCAGGCTGCGGGAAAACCTACACCATGCTGGGCACCGACCACGAGCCAGGCATCTACGTCCGGACCATCAATGACCTTTTCCGTGCCATCGAAGATTCCAGTGATGACATGGAGTACGAGGTGTCCATGTCCTATCTGGAGGTGAGTTCCCGTACCCTAATTCAGGGCATCCTGTATCCTGGCCAACCTGAGCCCCTCCTCATCTAGATATGAAGCTCAGAGAGGTCAGGCAGGTGGAGGTCTTGGGGCACCAGCAAGATGGGGGCACCAAGGTCCCCCAAATCCTGCACCAAGGATACCCAGGAGCTCAAGGCTCGGGGCCTCCCACACGCACCAGCCTCACTATGCCCCTTGCAGCCGCCAATGCCTGCCCTCCACTGGGGCACCCTGGTCTGCATGGCACCCACGAGGCTTAGTTGCAGGGGGCAGCAGGCAGAGGCCAGCAGAGGTGACTCGGAGTTGATAATCTCCTGGGTGACACCCAGGACATATCAGCTCTGTCCGCTGGACAAGTCAAGGGTTCCTTAGCAACATGCAAGCCAGGCTTAGGGGGTTCTGTCCTAAGACCTTGGGTCCAGCCCTTGCAAAGGGGGGGCCTCTGGTTCCGCTATTGCAGCAGACCCGGAGTTCCGGGGATCTTCTGTTCTCCTCTGAGAGAGGGACCCCAAAGAGGCCTCTAACCCCACTGCCGCAGTCTTGGCTCTGTAGCTAGAGGCCCAAGTCTCCTTTGCACCGTCCTCTTCCATCAGATCTACAACGAGATGATCAGGGATTTGCTCAACCCAGCCCTGGGCTTCCTGGAGTTGAGGGAGGACTCCAAAGGCGTGGTCCAGGTGGCGGGGATCACCGAGGTCTCCACTATAAACGCCAAAGAGGCGAGTCTTGGGGGGGACCGCTGGGAGGGATGGGAGCTCACCTCTGGATGGCAAACAGAGGATCAGGGGGCAGCTGCCCTGTTTTGAGCTGGAGGCAGCCTTCGACTATAGCTGTGTCCTGCCTTGCCCACCTTGGGAGCACTGACCAAACAACTAACTCCCTTTCCACATTTTTTGGGAtggggtgggcacacctggcaatgctcatgagttactcctggcagtgctcggggaccatgtaggatgccaaagattaaacctgggttagctgtctgcaaggcaaatggcctccctgCTGTGGCCTCTAACTTATCCCccttttgatttttcattttgcttttacttaaatttttttttcttgctttggttttgggccacttctggcggtgctcaagggtgactcgtggctctgcactcagaaatcattcctggcagtgctcacgagaccatacgggatgccggggatcgaacctgtgtcagtcatgtgcaagacaggcgtcttccccgctgtgctatcattccagccccttctCCCCCCTCTTTCAAAAAAACTGTTGTGGGTGGATGAGAGAGCTAGCACGGGGGTTAAGGCACCTATGTTGCATATGgggaaccccagtttgatccctggcactgtatatggtcggTCCTGTAGgcaccctcaggagtgatcctgagcacagagtcaggagtaggccctgagccctgcagggtgtggcccccccaaaaagtatGGTTGGGGTTGGAGccctagcacagtggggagggccctgtccttgcacacgaccaaaccgggttcgatcccctgcattccatatggtccccgagcctgccaggagggagccctgagtgcagagtaagtaAATACCACCGGGTGCGGTGTTCCTCCCCAAAAAAGCACTATAGTGGGGGGCCACTGCTGGTGGTGTCCAGGAGCCCCAATGCAGCATTCTTGGTGCGATGCATGCCCCACCCCTTGACCCTGCGCAGCCCGGGCCCCTGACCTCCCCGAGCCCCCACGAGCCGGTGCAGGTGCAGGTGCAGGTGCATGCCGTGGGGGTCCCCCAAGACCCCCAGCGAGCCCCCGCCCCTCCCCTTGCCGCCAGATCATGCAGCTGCTGCTCAAGGGGAACCGGCAGCGCACGCAGGAGCCCACGGCGGCCAACCGCGCCTCCTCGCGGTCGCACGCGGTGCTGCAGGTGGCCGTGCGCCAGCGCAGCCGCCTCCGGGACGTGCTGCAGGAGGTGCGGCTCGGCCGCCTCTTCATGATCGACCTGGCCGGCTCCGAGCGCGCCGCCCAGGTGAGGGGTGGGCGGGGCTTAGGGAGGAGGGAGTGGGCGGGGCTAGAATGAGCCCGTGGAATGGGCGGGGCTTGAAGAGAGCGCGGTGGGAGTGGGCGGGGCTTAGGGAGGAGTTGGTGCGTGGGCGGGGCTTAGGGCGGGACGGGTAGAGAAATGGGCGTGGCCTCTGGCGGAGGGCGTGGTTGCGGGAAGAGGGTGAAGAAGTGGGCGGGgcttgggaaggagggagggggaatgGGCGGGGCCGAGAAAGTAGAGGGGAGAGGGCGGGgcccagggaggagggagaagagagaggagggcggGGCTGAGGGAGAAGGGTGAAAGAGTGGGCGGGGCTAACGCATCACCAGTAGGGCTGGGGGCGTGGTTTAGGGAGAGGGTGTGGCTCAGGGGTTAGCGGGGCTTGAAGAAGGCGGCGCGGGGGGGAATGGGCGGGGTTTAGGGGAGGAGGTGATGAGTGGGCGGGGCTGAGGGAGGGGCGGGGAGAGAGGTGGGCGGGGCCGGTGGCGGAGGGCGTGGTTGAGGAAAGAGGGTGAATGAGTGGGCGGGGcttgggaaggagggggaggagtgGGCGGGGCCGAGGAAGTAGAGATCTCGGAGAGGGCGGGGCCAAGGGAGGAGGGCGAGGAGAGGAGGGCGGGGCTGAGGGAGGAGGGTGAAGGAGTGGGCGGGGCTAACGCTGCGCCGGTCGTGGCTGGGGGCGTGGTTTCGGGGGAGGGCGTGGCTCCGGGTGTCAACACCTGGGTTCCTGCTCAGAGCTGGGAGAGACCGCATCCAGGCCAGGGAGAGAAGAGGGGTGTCGCCTCCTTCCCTCACTCAGCATGTGCCCCAGACTCTCAACCCCGCTCCTAGGCTCTCAGGGCACCCCATCAGAGGATGCAGTCACTGCATGGCCTCCTTGTGGGGGTCCCTGCATGGGGGTGGACTGGAGAGGCCTTAGGTAGCTCAGGCGCAGATGGAAGCAAAAGGAAGTGTATGGAAGGCGGCCTTGGTTTGCGAGCTGGGGTTCAAGACACACCCCACTCTTTCTGGAGGAGCACAGGGGGGCCCATGGTGGGAGACGAGGTGTCATGGTACCCCATTTCTCTCCCCAAAGCCGCTGGTCCAGCCATGGAAGGGGAAGGGTGGGGATGAAGGTAGCATCCAGCACATTCTTCAGGCCTAAGGAAAGGAGAGGGGGCCCCATCTGGTACCCCCGAGAGTCCTCACACACCCATTTCCTTTCACATTCATTCCTTATTTCTGGaaccacacaacacacacacacacacacacacacacacacacacacacacacacgtgccaTTGTACACACACCTCACACACATAAAAACCCTCTCCCTCTCACACTCGATTTGTTTTCTCAAACACAAGTTCCCATTctccacacagacacacaaatttccttactatttatttatttatttatttattttttgtttttgggtcacacccggcagcgctcaggggttcctcctggctctatgctcagaaatcacccctggcaggcacgggggaccatatgggatgctgagattcgagccactgaccttctgcatacaaggcaaacgccttgcctccatgctatctctcggccctacATTTCCTTACTTTGGGTCACACACATGCTCTCACAGACAACCTGAGCACACTGGTTGTCCCCCACTCGTATCCACACACATACAGTCGCACGTGGTCCTacgttgccccatttgttgggtcccgtttactcctttgttgattgtgTATCCgaaaagagctcccagaatgagaaattgattcccatccctttgttcccttttggggggagatcttggtaatatttatccgcagtaaataatccacacagacaggaggctAAAGGGGTACAAGGTTGGGcgcagagagtcctttgtcagcctactaccagctcccCAAAACTCCTGGAGCCAGCCAGTAAACTCTCCCAAAAGACCCAGAACACctacctcgctcccaaactatttattcggctctcaacagtgCCCCCACCTAGAAGGTCAAGGTGAgacaacaggcaaaggataatcttatggaaatgttttcatatacaacatatATACTCAGACACTCATAATCACGCATTCATATACTCACACGTTCATATAAATTCTTGCTCACACACACTTACATGCTCACGGCTCATATTCACATGCTCACTTATTCATAATCATATTCATACATAGAACTCAtctacaaggggccggagagatggcacagaggtaaggcatttgccttgcatgtaggacgctggttggaatcccggcatcccatagggtcccccagcgagcctgccaggagcgatctctgagtgtcGAGCCCCAGGGAGAGGGAGGGACAGTCCCCTCCGGCCCTCCTGGCACAGCGGGTTCCCTGGTCACCCCCAGACGCGGAACCGGGGCCAACGCATGAAGGAGGGCGCCCACATCAACCGCTCCCTGCTGGCGCTGGGAAACTGCATCAATGCGCTCAGCGACAAGGGCGCCAACAAGTACATCAACTACCGTGACAGCAAGCTGACACGGCTGCTGAAGGTAGGCCTGGACGAGCacacacccctgagcatcacgggggaGAGGGCCAGCAAGGTCAGCTCCCCCGCAAATGCAGGACGTTGCCAACGCACAGCCTCATGTTCTGAGATGGGACGGAACCTTTCATGAGCCGCTCCCTGATACTGCTAGGGGACACTCGCACGCCAACAGCACCGGACATCATTGCATGAGACaagcgtgtgtgtgtatgtgtgtatgtgtgtgtgtgtgtgtgtatgcacttCTCACCTGATACCCCAAGAAAAATGGGGTGCAGGAGAAAAGGAATTTGGCTGCAACCTGGTGCTCACAGAGGAGGGTGGGAAAGAGAAGACCAGTGATGACTCAGAGAAGAAATGGGATGAAGCAGGGAGGGTCCCAGGAGGGAAGGAACATAGACATGAGCATCCAAGGCACAGATGTGtgagtgcgtgtgtgtgtgtgtgtgtgtgtgtgtgtgtgtgtgtctagaaaTGGGAATATGAGCAGGGAGAAGGCCCCCCCCAGATTACCACAATGGGACAGGTCAGAGTATGTAGGGAATAGTTGTGAGGCACCCCAGTACCTCCCATTCCCCCATCCAGGACTCCTTGGGCGGAAACAGCCGAACCGTGATGATCGCCCACATCAGCCCAGCCAGCAGTGCCTTTGAGGAATCCCGGAACACGCTCACCTATGCAGGCAGGGCCAAGAACATCAGGACCAGGGTGAGGGCTGAACCCCGAGACATCCCTTCTGCCCTGATCCCCACATCACACTCCCTGGGCCAGGGTTTCTACCCCGAGCTGGTTCCAGGCCATGTGCTCTCCTTCCAAAGGTAAAACTCACCTCTGATTCTACCCCGACTGCCCACAGCTATTTCTCTGTCAGGAAATTCACAGCCGCCTGGGGGGTCCCCTTCTTCCTGTGCCCCCCAGCCCATCCCACTTTCATCTTCCAcgagtatttgttgttgttgttgttgttgttgtttttgggtcacacccggggcagcactcaggggttactcctggctctaagctcagaaatcactcctggcaggctcaggggaccatatgggatgccaggattcgaactgccatccttctgcatgcaaggcaaatgccttacttccatgctatcttttcggccccttCCACGAGTACTTTATCTCAGCTTTTGACCAAAGGGTTACAGGACAGGGACCAACATGGACATTTGAGCTACTGGCTGGCTGGCTTGACAATTGGCTATGTACCAGtttaggaaactgaggcagaaagCAGGGAAGTGGCTTCCTTGCTGACCTGGGTAGAGGGTCCATTCCCCTACTCCCCAATTAGAGGCAAATTTCCACCTGAGTAAGTGGTAGATTAGAATGAATACATATCATCAAATCATCTAGCACTGgagagagaatgtttcccagaatTCTCTCTGCACTAGGGCACCGGTCAGATTTTGGGGCAGAGGGAACAATCAAAATAGCTGGTGGTTTAGGAGATTACCAAGAACAGATAGGTGGAAAGTAAGGCTAAGCACGCACTAGGGAGATGTGGTAGGATTCTGTGACATCCTCCatccatccccccagagctcttTGATTCTGATGGATGGAAGAACTTTCCAGAAGGGGCCAGCAAAGGTGTGGTTATGGAATGTTCAGGAAGGAACAACCAAAGCTacaagctggagaaatagcacagaagagAATAAACTTGCTTGGATGCagacgacccaggttcaatctccaaatcccatatggtcctctgagcccactgagagtcatccctgagtacaaagccaagagtgcctcctgagctctgccactatggctccaaaacaaaaacaaaacccccaaagcCCCAAATCCCGGTGAACCAGACAAGGGTCTGTCAGCAGCAGCTGTCATGGGCAGGGGTGATTGAGAGAAATTGCATTGGGGACAGGCAGATAATGGTGGTTTGGTGGTAAGAAAGTCACCGCTGCCACCTGGAAGATAAGGAGAGACAGCAGGGAGCCCCAGTGACCAGAGGTGACCTGTCCACTCCCATGTGCCCTAAAGGTCAAGCAGAACCTCCTCAATGTCTCCTACCACATCGCCCAGTACAGCAGCATTATTGCTGACCTCCGGGGTGAGATCCAGCGGCTGAAGTGCAAGATTGACGGACAGAGCCGGCGGGGCCAGGCCCAGGGCCGGCTGGAGAGAGGTGACATTCGCCATATTCAGGGTATGTGTTCGCTCCAGGAAGGGCCCTTGCTGGTTTGGGGTCAGGCTGTGTTGGCACCAGTCCCTGCCCGGCTCTCTCTGGCTGGGTCACCTGGAGTTGGTGCTTTTGAGTTGGACCAGAACGACAGACCTGCCAGAAGGCACTCACTtggcactcagctgacccaggttcgattcctggcatctcctatggtcccctgagcaccaccaggaatgattcctgagtccagagtcaggagtaaaccctgagtatcacgagatgtgacccccaaacaaacaaacaaaaaaccaaaggcTCAGCTGAAGATGAGGTGTGGAGCAGGGAGGTAATGCGGGCACTTATTTCGGTCCCTAAGTCACTTAGGGTTTCTTGCTTCCATCACCAGAAAAGACTTAGAATTGTAggcttgggctggagtgatagcacagcggtagggcatttgccttgcatgtcgctgacccaggtttgatccttggcatcccatatggtcccgcaaacatgtcaggggtgatttctgagcacaaacccaggagtaatgcctgagcactgctgaatgtggccccaaaaccaaaaacaatctgggccagagcaatagagtagcagtggggcgtttgctttgcacgcagctgatccaggatggacctgggtttgatccctggagtcccaaatgtttccccaagccaggagcgatttctgggcacatagtcaggagtaatccctgaatatcactgaatatgtgccccccaaaacaaaacaaaaaacaaaacagccaaaagagaaattacaaatTTACTTGTTAAAACTGTGTCCCCACACCGTAGAAAAAGGCCTAAAGGGCACTTGTTTATCTTcctgtttgggggggccacatatAGCAGGACTTAAGGCCTTTCCTTGCCCAGTGCTTGACCATTACTCCAGACCATCTGATGCTGGGGCTCCAAACCTGGCCTTTCACATACAAAGCTCTATAATACCCCTGGAACCCTCTCCTTGGCCTCGAgggcactttttgtttgtttgtttgtttgttttttggtttttgggccacacccggcggtgctcaggggttactcctggctgtctgctcagaaatagctcctggcaggcacgggggaccctatgggacagcgggattcgaaccaaccacctttggtcctggatcggctgcttgcaaggcaaacgccgctgtgctatctctccgggccctcgaggGCACTTTTTACTTTTGTCATTGCTACCCAGGTAGTCTCAAGACTGGTAGCAGGCAGCCCCGTTCACCCAGAGGAGCCAGAACTACCTCCCAAATGCAAGGGAGGAAGCCTTTCTGGAGGCAGCAGGGAgctgggaaagaaagggaggaggggagggggcccTCGCTTCCCTAGCACGATGCCATCTTCTCTCACTGGCTTCTCTCACACCCCTTTCAACCCTGGACAGCCGAAGTGCAGCTGCACAGCGGACAGGGGGAGCAGGCGGCCATGGGGCAACTTCGGGGGCAGCTTCTCAGCGCCTTCCAGGAGCAGATGGATGTTCGCAGACGCCTGCTGGAGCTGGAGCACCGTGCCATGGAGTTGCAGATCGACACATCCCGACACCTGCTCACTATCGCGGGGTAAGCGGCACTGCCCTGCAGCCTGGGTGGGTGACCTGCACCCACCCACCATTCCCCACCCCTGATTCCCCCTGGCTTGATGATCCCCTGTCCTCCCTTCGGGTTTGGGCAGCTGGGAGCACGAGAAGTCCCGGAGAACCCTCAAGTGGCGGGAGGAGCAGCGGAAGGAGTCCCTGACCAAGGATGACAGTGAAAAGGACTCGGACACGGGTGATGAGCAGCCCGACCTCCTGGAACCACCGGAGGTGGCAGCTGCCCGGGAAAGCATCGCCGCCCTGGTGGGCGAACAGAAGAAGCTGAGCAAGCAGAAGGTGTCCCGGGTTTGGGAGTTTGGGGTGCAAAGGGGACCTAGAAGGGTGCAATCACAATGGGGTGTGCCCAGAGTGAAGTATAATCAGGCTGCAAATCCAGGGTGGCTCTGAGCCTGGGTTATTTTGCAAATAAAGCTGTCAGAGCAGCCATTGGGAGGGCAAGGATCCAATTAACCCCGGCTCTGTCAGACCAGGGAGCCAATATGAGGAGGAGATGCCTGCACGAATGATAAGGTTCTTGAGCCTGTTggaggggctgggctgggctgagagTGGCAAGAAGTGGGGCACAGAGTGGGGCccatttggggagggggtgttgGAGCTATAGTGtggagggagtttgctttgcgCGCGGCAgatccgagtttgatccctggcatcccatatggttccccaagcctgccaggaggaacctctgaacactcccaggcgtggccccaaataaacaccacccaaaaaatttaaataaacctAGTTGGGGGCAGAAATAGCACAAaggataaggcacttacttgccttgcctgcagtcaacacgggtttgatctccagcacctctgAGCCCACTAAGGAGTGATTATTGGTGTAGATAGAGCCAGGAAGGACCCccagagcacagttgggtgtaacCCCCGCAAAGAAAAcccaagcaaataaaatatgtattcgtCTAACTTGAAAAACAcatatttggggcccggagagatagcacagcggcgtttgccttgcaagcagccgatccaggaccaaaggtagttggttcgaatcccggtgtcccatatggtcccctgtgcctgccaggagctatttctgagcagacagccaggaggaacccctgagcagcgccgggtgtagcccaaaaaccaaaaaccaaaaaccaaaaaaaaaaaaaaaagaaagaaagaaaaacacatattTGGGTCAGAGCAGCAAATAGTGcagcaggaagggtatttgccttgcacacagccagctagGTTCTGATGCCCCACATCCCATTAGGTCCTCCGACCTCCACCAAGAGCGATTCTTGGGCACAGAGCCATATGGGGTTGAATTTAGGTCTGTCCCGGGTGGGCTTGCGTGcaagggtgcaaggcaaacgccctaccactgtgctatctctcgggcctccCCTAATTGCAAGTTGTACATCGGCCCTGGGACTGACTGGCCTTGGAACAGAGGGTTGTCAGCAGGGCTCTTAGCACCCTGGAACTAACCTGGGTCCCCCACTCCCTCTCTCCGCAGCTGGCACTGGAGCAGCGCTGCCAGGAGCTGCGCGCTCGGGGTCGCCGCCTGGAGGAGACGCTGCCGAGGCGCATCGGGTCCGAGGAGCAGCGTGAAGTGTTGAGTTTATTGTGCCGCGTGCATGAGCTGGAGGTGGAGAACACGGAGATGCAATCCTATGCCCTGCTCCGAGACGGGGCCCTGCGCCACCGACGTGAGGCCGTGCGCCGTCTGGAACAGCACCGCAGCCTCTGCGAGGAGATCATCCAGGGCCAGCG
This genomic interval carries:
- the KIF19 gene encoding kinesin-like protein KIF19 — translated: MKDSGDSKNQQLMVALRVRPISVAELEEGATLIAHKVDDQMVLLMDPMEDPDDILRAHRSREKSYLFDVTFDFTATQEMVYEATTKNLIEGIISGYNATVFAYGPTGCGKTYTMLGTDHEPGIYVRTINDLFRAIEDSSDDMEYEVSMSYLEIYNEMIRDLLNPALGFLELREDSKGVVQVAGITEVSTINAKEIMQLLLKGNRQRTQEPTAANRASSRSHAVLQVAVRQRSRLRDVLQEVRLGRLFMIDLAGSERAAQTRNRGQRMKEGAHINRSLLALGNCINALSDKGANKYINYRDSKLTRLLKDSLGGNSRTVMIAHISPASSAFEESRNTLTYAGRAKNIRTRVKQNLLNVSYHIAQYSSIIADLRGEIQRLKCKIDGQSRRGQAQGRLERGDIRHIQAEVQLHSGQGEQAAMGQLRGQLLSAFQEQMDVRRRLLELEHRAMELQIDTSRHLLTIAGWEHEKSRRTLKWREEQRKESLTKDDSEKDSDTGDEQPDLLEPPEVAAARESIAALVGEQKKLSKQKLALEQRCQELRARGRRLEETLPRRIGSEEQREVLSLLCRVHELEVENTEMQSYALLRDGALRHRREAVRRLEQHRSLCEEIIQGQRQIIDDYNLAMPQRLEELYEVYLRELDEGSLERATVMDRVASRALQDSSLPKISPAGNTLTPESDPESVKMRSSEGQCPSQSFLPPLSSESEADRDRVFKATPRAWQQKGPTVPTPPPIQMGSLVTQEDPPQDTLASPSSRIDSSPNGSENRSAIPLSRKERKAILTGTKCISVKAARRRSRALAPPPERTSLSLHSLSEADDSQLPQPLACKRPSSPTLQHAASEDNLSSSTGEAPPRATRQGSDGPGPWLPAPKKSLGKKRDLSLEAKRKKRKSQSFEVTGQGLSRPKTHLLAPQATESSSEHRMPMCGYPAPALRHLGKVSQPLAKVKFPPSQKAGPGSTSPLAVPANAATSAPGRTVQGSHGTITHVRDGCFRRH